In one window of Paraflavitalea soli DNA:
- a CDS encoding dihydrolipoamide acetyltransferase family protein yields MAVVDLVMPKLGESIMEATVLKWHKQPGDTVKMDETVLEIATDKVDSEVPSTAEGVIEEILFNVNDVVPIGTVIARIRTGAAEPAAPAQKPQQPTVSSQPAIPVVEQPVTASRQPATVNGTSANRFYSPLVLTIAAGEGVSMSELENIPGTGNEGRVTKKDILQYVEAKRTGKVGTYTEKVTSYEQKPTSAQQQAQVVNVQEQKPLAAVSSYSGNVEIIEMDRMRKAIANHMVNSKDISAHVTSFTEADVTNMVLWRERVKKEFEKREGEKLTFTPLFIEAVIKCIKKYPWLNSSVDGDKIIIKKDINIGMAAALPSGNLIVPVIKNADQLNLVGLTKQVNTLANNARNAKLKPDDTQGGTFTLTNVGTFGSLMGTPIINQPQVAILAVGAIKKRPVVIETDQGDSIAIRHMMYLSMSYDHRIIDGALGATFLNAVAKELEHFNPDREI; encoded by the coding sequence ATGGCAGTTGTTGACCTGGTGATGCCTAAGCTGGGCGAAAGCATTATGGAAGCCACGGTTCTAAAGTGGCACAAGCAACCCGGCGATACTGTGAAGATGGATGAGACCGTGCTGGAAATAGCCACGGATAAGGTGGATAGTGAAGTACCCTCAACCGCCGAAGGCGTAATAGAAGAAATTTTGTTCAACGTCAACGATGTGGTGCCCATTGGCACCGTGATCGCCCGCATACGCACAGGAGCCGCTGAACCAGCCGCCCCGGCACAAAAGCCACAGCAGCCAACAGTCAGCAGCCAGCCTGCCATACCTGTTGTGGAACAGCCCGTAACTGCCAGCCGCCAGCCGGCCACTGTGAATGGCACCAGCGCCAATCGCTTTTATTCCCCCCTCGTACTCACCATTGCCGCAGGCGAAGGCGTAAGTATGAGTGAACTGGAAAACATTCCAGGCACAGGCAATGAAGGCCGGGTAACGAAGAAAGATATTTTACAATATGTAGAAGCAAAGCGCACTGGCAAAGTCGGCACCTATACTGAAAAAGTTACCAGCTACGAGCAGAAGCCAACATCGGCCCAGCAGCAGGCCCAGGTAGTGAACGTCCAGGAACAGAAGCCGCTCGCAGCTGTATCTTCCTATTCCGGCAATGTAGAGATCATTGAAATGGACCGCATGCGCAAGGCCATTGCCAACCATATGGTGAATAGCAAGGACATCAGCGCCCACGTAACCAGTTTCACAGAAGCCGATGTAACCAACATGGTATTGTGGAGAGAACGCGTGAAAAAAGAATTCGAAAAACGCGAGGGTGAAAAGCTCACGTTCACTCCCCTGTTTATTGAAGCCGTGATCAAATGCATCAAGAAATACCCCTGGCTCAACAGCAGTGTGGATGGAGATAAGATCATTATCAAAAAAGATATCAATATCGGTATGGCGGCTGCCTTGCCTTCCGGTAACCTCATCGTACCCGTGATCAAAAATGCAGACCAGCTCAACCTCGTAGGCCTCACCAAGCAGGTAAATACCCTGGCCAATAATGCACGCAATGCAAAATTGAAACCAGATGATACACAAGGCGGTACCTTCACCCTTACCAATGTAGGCACCTTCGGTAGCCTGATGGGTACACCCATCATCAACCAGCCCCAGGTAGCCATTTTAGCAGTAGGAGCTATCAAGAAAAGACCCGTAGTCATTGAAACAGATCAGGGAGATTCTATCGCGATCCGCCATATGATGTACCTGTCTATGTCATACGATCATCGAATTATAGACGGCGCTCTGGGAGCCACCTTCCTCAATGCCGTTGCCAAAGAACTCGAACATTTTAACCCTGACAGGGAAATTTAG
- a CDS encoding CinA family nicotinamide mononucleotide deamidase-related protein, with amino-acid sequence MESVFASIITIGDELLIGQVVDTNSAWMAQELNKAGIWLKRRVAVGDDKQEIINALEDQARDTHIILMTGGLGPTADDITKPVLNEYFGGKMVVDEKTLIHIQHLFANIYRRPLTDRNLLQAEVPDVCTVLPNKRGSAPGMWFEKDGKIFISLPGVPHEMKGIMTEEVLPRLQQHFTMPFIAHRTMLTAGIGESYLADIIQPWEEKLPAHLKLAYLPNYGMVRLRITGSGADKEQLDRDLDTEFAKVKVLAKEWMVIDEDLPLNMVVGKLLKEQGKTMSTAESCTGGYIAHLITSIPGSSAYYKGSVVAYANEVKENLLKVTPGTLATAGAVSEETVKQMVKGALDALHTDYALAISGIMGPDGGSPEKPVGLVWVAIGNREKTVTHQFNFRFDRMRNIEIAANHSLNLLRKFIAEQG; translated from the coding sequence ATGGAATCCGTTTTTGCATCGATTATCACCATTGGCGATGAACTATTGATTGGACAGGTAGTGGACACCAACAGCGCGTGGATGGCCCAGGAACTGAACAAAGCAGGTATATGGCTCAAACGACGCGTAGCAGTAGGAGATGACAAACAGGAGATCATCAATGCCCTCGAAGATCAGGCGCGCGACACCCACATCATCCTCATGACAGGCGGACTAGGCCCCACCGCCGATGACATTACCAAACCTGTGTTAAACGAATACTTCGGCGGAAAGATGGTAGTGGATGAAAAAACACTGATCCATATCCAGCATTTGTTTGCCAACATATACCGCCGCCCCCTCACCGATCGCAACCTGCTGCAGGCAGAAGTGCCGGATGTTTGTACCGTACTGCCCAACAAACGCGGCTCTGCGCCCGGCATGTGGTTTGAAAAAGACGGAAAAATATTCATATCCCTCCCTGGTGTACCTCATGAAATGAAAGGAATAATGACCGAAGAGGTATTACCCAGGCTGCAACAGCATTTTACCATGCCGTTCATTGCCCACCGCACCATGCTCACTGCAGGGATCGGGGAAAGTTACCTGGCCGATATCATCCAGCCCTGGGAAGAAAAACTGCCCGCCCACCTGAAATTGGCCTACCTGCCCAATTACGGAATGGTGCGTTTGCGCATCACCGGCTCCGGGGCCGATAAAGAACAACTGGACCGCGACCTGGATACAGAGTTTGCCAAAGTAAAAGTGCTGGCAAAAGAATGGATGGTCATTGATGAGGACCTCCCCTTAAATATGGTGGTAGGCAAGCTGCTCAAAGAACAGGGTAAAACCATGTCAACTGCTGAAAGCTGTACCGGAGGATATATTGCGCATCTCATCACCTCCATACCTGGCTCCAGTGCTTATTATAAAGGAAGCGTGGTGGCTTACGCCAATGAAGTGAAAGAAAACCTGCTGAAAGTAACACCCGGCACACTCGCCACAGCAGGCGCTGTGAGCGAAGAAACAGTAAAGCAGATGGTCAAAGGCGCCCTGGATGCCCTTCATACCGATTATGCATTGGCCATTTCCGGCATCATGGGTCCCGATGGCGGTTCTCCTGAAAAACCAGTCGGGCTGGTTTGGGTAGCCATTGGTAACCGGGAAAAAACAGTGACCCATCAGTTCAATTTCCGCTTCGACCGGATGCGGAATATTGAAATAGCTGCCAACCACAGCCTCAACCTGTTAAGAAAATTTATTGCAGAACAAGGCTAA